In the Sorghum bicolor cultivar BTx623 chromosome 4, Sorghum_bicolor_NCBIv3, whole genome shotgun sequence genome, ACACCCGATCCGAGACCACGCGCACCACCTCCTGCACCAGGTCGGCGCTCACCGTCGTGAGCCGCGCCGGCGTCATGACCGCCGTCATCGCCTTGAGGAGAAGGATGCCGTAGGCGCGCGACCGGTAGCTCGGGCGGCGCAGGACGCACGCCAGCGTGTCGAGGAAGTCGCCGTCCCGTTCCAAGATCTGGGCAAGGCTCCGCTCAGACGGCTTGAGCGAGTAGAGGACGCCGAGCGCGTCCTCCGCCGGCGAGCTCGTGGAGGTCGGAGAATCCAGCACGAAGTCGTCGGCGGCGTCTTGCTGGCTGCTGGCGCGCTTGGATGAGTGCTTCGCGACAAGTGAGGCGAGGAAGTCGACGGCGCCTGGCGTGGCCTCGACGCAGCGCCTGTTGCGCTCGCTCTCGGCGACGACGGCCTTGATCTCCCTGAGCGCGGCGGCCGCCTGGCGGTCCCCGCCGTGGCGTCCTTCGTCGAGGAGCGCGGCGACGCGGCACGAGTCGAGCGGCGGGCGCGGCGTGGGGAAGCGCTCGACCTGGTGCGCGGCGCACCAGGCCTGGATGAGGCGGCGCAGCGTGTGGTTGGGCGTGGCGTCCATCTCGGCGGGCGCCAGCGCGCGGCGCGTGACGGGGCAGGTGGCGTGGCCGTCGGCGAAGAGCCAGCGCTCGATGCTGGCGCGGTCGTAGGTGATGCCGGTGGCGAGCGTGACCGGGTCGCGCATCACCTCCAGCGAGATCGGGCAGAGGAAGTAATGGGggacctccgccgccgccgaagaCGACGAGACCTCCATGCTTCTTGCTGTGGTCACTATTGTGATGCGCGCTGCTGCTTGTTGTGCGTGTGATCGGAAGAGGGATCAGTTGAGAGCTTGCTTTGCGATGCAGAAGAGGTGGAGATGTGCAGATGATGTTGTTTTGCTGGGAATTAAACGAAT is a window encoding:
- the LOC8064235 gene encoding E3 ubiquitin-protein ligase PUB23 encodes the protein MEVSSSSAAAEVPHYFLCPISLEVMRDPVTLATGITYDRASIERWLFADGHATCPVTRRALAPAEMDATPNHTLRRLIQAWCAAHQVERFPTPRPPLDSCRVAALLDEGRHGGDRQAAAALREIKAVVAESERNRRCVEATPGAVDFLASLVAKHSSKRASSQQDAADDFVLDSPTSTSSPAEDALGVLYSLKPSERSLAQILERDGDFLDTLACVLRRPSYRSRAYGILLLKAMTAVMTPARLTTVSADLVQEVVRVVSDRVSSKAVRAALHVLCRLCPWGRNRVKAVEAGAMAALVELLLDAGGRRVTELAVVAIDHLCGCAEGRSELVAHPAGLAVVSKKVMRVSTAATESAVRALHAVARHSPTPSVLQEMLAVGVVAKLLLVLQVNAGERAGLRAKEILKTHARVWKDSPCLQTYMRDSYPC